The Chloroflexota bacterium genome includes the window TGGAGGATCAGCGCAAGCCCCGGCTGGTGACGATTCTCGGCGATGCGGGGGTCGGCAAGACGCGGATCGTACGGGAGTTCTGGGAGCGCCTCGGTGGCCGCTCGCCGGAGCCCCTGCGCCGGACGGGACGCTGTCTGTCGTACGGCCAGGGCATCACCTACTGGCCCCTCGCGGAGGTCCTGAAAGAGCATCTCGGCATCCTGGAGAGCGATCCTCCGTCTCTCGTGCTCGAGCGGCTTGGGTCGCGCGAGATCTTGGGCCTGACGCTTGGGCTCGACGTGGCTCGCGGGCTCCACCCTCTCGCCGCGCGCGACCGTTTCCAGGATGCGTGGGTCGAATTCCTCGACGAGATCGTCGCGGATCGGCCCACCGTCATGCTGATCGAGGACGTCCACTGGGGCGAGGAGCAGCTGCTCGACCTCCTGGAACGACTTGTGCACGACACGCAGGGGCCGCTGCTTCTGGTCGCGACGGCGCGGCCGGAGTTGCTCGAGCAACGGCCGGGCTGGGGCGCCCGCCTCCATGGCGCGACCGTGGAGCTCGAGGCGCTCTCGGCGGAGGAGGCGGTCCGAATGCTCGACGAGCTCCTCGGGGGGACGCTCCCGGCCGGGCTGCGAGATGTCGTCGTCCAACGCGCGGAGGGCAACCCGTTCTTCGTCGAGGAGCTAGTCGGGACCCTGATCGATCGCCAGCTGCTCGAGCGGCAGAATGGATCCTGGCGCTTGGCGGACCTGCCGCCAGACTTCGCTGTCCCGGACACGGTGCAGGCGGTTGTGGCGGCTCGCGTGGATCTGCTCGAGCCGGACGAGAAGCAGGCGCTCCAGGCCGCTTCGGTGATCGGTCGGATCTTCTGGGCGGGTCCGGTCTACGAGCTCGTCGGGGAGGCGCAGCCGGACTTACGGATACTCGAGGAGCGCGACTTCATCCGGCGTCGCCCCGGCTCCTCGATCGCGGGCGACCGCGAATACGCCATCAAGCACGCGCTGACGCGCGAGGTCGCCTACGCCAGCCTGCCGAAGGCCAAACGGGCGCGGCTGCATGCCGGGTTCGCGCAATGGCTCGAACGGACCGGCGACGGACGGGATGAATACGCGCCACTCCTTGCCCACCACTACGCGGAGGCGGTGCGGCCGGACGACATGGATCTGGCGTGGGCGGGCGCAGCGGATGAGGTCGAGGATCTGCGCGCGCGCGCTCTGACGTGGCTCCGTCGCGCGGCCGAGCTCGCGATCGGTCGCTTCGAGATTGACGAGGGGCTCGCGCTGCTCCACCGAGCGCTCCAGCTTGAACCGGACGTCGCGGCGCAAGTCGCACTCTGGCGGGAGGTCGGGCGCGCCAACGTCTTCAAGTTCGACGGAGAGGCCTTCTGGACGGCGATGCAGAACTCGCTTGAGGGTAGCGATCAGGCCATTGCCGCGGACACGTACAGCCTGCTCGCGTTCCATACCGCGACGCGCGCCGCCATGTGGAAGCGCCGGCCGGACCGCGGATTGATCGAAGGGTGGATTGAACGGGCGCTCGAGCTATCCGAGCCGGACGCGCCGGCAAGGGCGAGGGCATTGATCGCGCACACGTATTTCGACCCGGAAACATTCGGCCAGGCGGCGCAAGAGGCCAGCGAGCTCGCCGACCGCTTGGACGACATCGAGCTGCGGTCATGGGCTTGGGCCGCCCGCTCGCAGGCGGCCTGGGCCCGGGGCGACTATGACGAGGCATACGCCTGGGTCCGGCGCCGCTTCGCTATCGTGCCGGAACTGACCGATCCCGATCACATTGCGTTGATCTACCTGAACGGCCTCTACCACCTCCTGGCCATCGGCCGTTTCGAGGAGGCCCGCCGCGTCGCAGCCGCGCATGACGAGGTCACGAGGAGCCTCACGCCGCACCATCGGCTGCACGCCGTGGAAATGTTGATCTCAGTCGACTTTGCCGCCGGCCGCTGGGAGGCGGTGCGGGATCTAACGCCCCGGGCGGAGGCGGCAGTCGCCGCCAACATGGCGACACCCTGCGTGATGAACGCGTGGTCGCTGCTCGCCTCCGCTCTCGCCAACGTCCAGCTGGAGAACGACCAGGAAGCGCGGCGCCTCGAACGTAGTGCTGCAGACCTGGGCATGGAGGGGTACGGCGACTGGTTGGATCCTTTGCACATCGAGATTGCCATCGCGCGAGGCGAGCTGGCTGAGGTCGAGCGCAAGCTCAGCGAGTGGAACCCCGGAGGCTTGGGGGATATCGATGGGCTCGTCACGCGGCTCAACGCGCTCGTCGCCCTCGAGCGACGCGTGGAGATTGAGAACGAGGCGCCGGCTTTCCTGAAGCCGAAGAGCTACCTAGAACCGTTCGCGCTTCGCGCGCTAGGTTTCGCGCGGAAGGACGACGGGCTGATCGCGCAGGCGATCCAACGGTTTGAGGCGATGGGCCTCGACTGGCACGCAGCCGAGACGAAGAAGCTGCTAAGCCCCGTTTAGCCGGGCCGCCCCCAGTCCGCCGCGCCGCGCTCGACTCCGTATGACGCGGAGGTTGGTTCCATGAAGCGGACCAGGGCGGCGGCCTCGTCCCGCAGCTCCCATTCGCATCCGACGCCAGCCGCTCGAACGGGGTGTAGGACAGACTCGCGCGGTTGCCGGATCGCTCGGTCCGCCAGCTCCCCACAACCGAGCCATCCAGCTTGGTCGCGACGGTGTCCATGTCCTGCCTCGGGAATTCCTTGCCCCAGACCTGCTGCCACCAATCCTGCCGGGATGGACCGATGCCTTCGGCGAACCCCCACCCGTCCCGCGCCGAGACCAGGTGAATGGTCGAACGCATGAGCGTGCCCTGGACCACCTTGCGCCGGTTGAGCAGCCGATCCAGGTCGCCCATCGCGAACTTCCGGAGGCTGGACCACAGCCGGATGTAGGCCGATGGCGCGTATTGGTTCTGGATGCCGGCCATCTGCTCGAGTGCCTTCGGAACCGATATCGCCGACCGCTTCAGGAGCAGCTGCCGCGCCAGCAGGGCGCGATTGAGTTCGCGCGTGGTCAGGACCCGGGTCATTCCGCCGGCGGGACGAGGTCGTCGAGATAGACGACCTCGAGCTTGGCACTGCCTCGAATCCTGCGGTCGTTGGTGACGAAGACCGTGGCGCCTGCTGCCCTGGCGCTCGCGAGGTGAATGGCGTCCGCCAACGACATGCCCCGGACACCGTGGATGACGGCTGCGTCACCGGCCACGTCCGAACCGATGGACTCAACGGCCAGGCCCGGGATGTCCCGAATCTCGGCTTCATACCGCTCCATCTGCGCCAGGTCGCCGGCCCGGGACGGGCCACTGAGGATCTCTGCCAGAGCCAATGAGGAAAGGGACGCCACCGCCGCTCCGGTCTCGATGGCATCCACGAGCTCGTCGGCACGCTCATTCCACGGTGCGACCTGCTCAATGATGTAGATGAGGACGTTGCTGTCGAGCCCGACCTTCCGATGCAGCTCGCACAGCTTTGCGACTGTCAGTCTTCCCATTCATCACGGAGGGCGCGGATGTAGGCCACCGGGTCATCCCCGTAGTAACCGCCACCCAGCCCTCGCAGCCGCTCCACCGCACGAGGAGGACGGGGCCGGAGTGCGATCTCATCGTCGCGGATCACGACGGTAAGCCGATCGCCCGCCTTGATCCCGAGCGCGCGTCGTGCCGCGCTGGGCACGGAGATCTGATGCTTAGTACTTACCTTCACGCTTAGCATGACGCGACGATGCTAAGCGTCGATGCCCCGTCCAGTCAAGGCATCCCGAGACGTGCGCGAGGGCATCAATCCTTGACGCTTGGGTCGTATAGCTTTGCCGAAGCAAGCATGCCGCGGCCGCCCGCCACCAGCACCCTGCCATCGGGCAGGAGTGTGGCTCCCTAGTCGACCGTCTCCAGCAGCGGAATCAGCCGCTCGGCCAATTGACGCAGCGTGGCCTGCGAATTCCAGGTGATGACCACGAAGTGAGGCTCCGTGGAGATCGCGACGGCCGCCCGGCACTGACCGACGCTGGGCGCGCAGCCGCCGAAGAAGACATCGCGGCCAGCGATCTGCTCGGTGCTGAAGTTGCCGTCGCCGAACAGGCTTGTGGCCTGGTCGGCTGCCCGCTCGCTGGGGAACGATCGACGGCTTGAGAAGATCACAAGTCCGTCCCCCGAGACCGGGTGCCAGCAGAACGCCCAGTCGTCAGTCCACTCGGGATAGTGCTCGCTGGAGCCTTGGGTTGGGCCAATCAGCTCACCGACGAGCGAGGCCGGTACGTAGTCGCACGCATCGGTGAATGGCGCCGAGCGATCGGTTGAAGGAGATGGCGGAGGCTCGGCTGGTTGTGCACCAGCTGCCGGGGCGTCGCTCGGGCAGTCAGGCTCGTGCGGCAGGAGCCCCACAACGTTGACGGCAATAGTGTCGTGGAAGACTTCTTCGGCGTTGAGGGCGCCATCGGTGAAGCGCCAAGCCGGGTCGAGTGCGCCTTCAGTCGGGCCGGCACCCAAGCCGGTCAGGATGGCCGCAATCGCCCGTGCTCCCTTTGTATCCGTTGCGCCGCAACGAACCATGGTCCAGCCCGAATCGCTGGCATTCGGTGCCTCGGATCCGAATGTCTGTAGTGTCGATCCATCCGGAAGCACCACGCCGTCCGATGAGGGATAAGCGACGTCCTGCGGCCCAGTGAACTGGACCAAGAATCTCCATCGCTCGGGGAGGTAGGGGTGCCACTGGTCCTCTGCCCACCGGGCGGCGGTGAGGCCAAGGTCGGGATCCCTGAGCCGCTCAGCGAGGTCGCTGGCCGCGGCTTGCTGCGCCGCGGTGGTCTGCCGGGTCTCGAGGATGCTCAGGCCAAGACCGATGGAGAACACATCAGCTCCTGCCCGGGCTCGGATATCCATGTGCCCGGCGAACTCAAAGCTCTGGCAGCTGGGCAAGGAGTTCGTCACGGCGTCCATCAGAGCTGAAACACCCTCGGCCGTCAGCCGTCGCTGCGACCACGTCCCATCTAGTCCCACTGTGACGGGTGCGCCGCCCCAGTCCGTTGGGAAGCCGATTAGGACCAGGCCATCCTCATAGACGGTCAACTGGGTCGCACCAGGCCACTCCCCGCTACCAAGGGGAACGACAGTGAGGAGGACGCCGTCTGCCAGCGTCGGGTCGCAGTACGCGACTGGTCCAGCCAAGGGGAACGAATTCGAATCGGCGCGGTCATCGTCCAACCACGGCAGCCGGATCAGACCGGAACCCACCGCCAGCGCCCCGCCAATGAGCAGCGCGGTCAGCATCGCCGCAGTGGCCAGCAGCGCGAGATTGCGGCGTCCCCCAAGCAGCGTGACAGGCGTCGGCATGGTGTCTGGGAGGCCGACCACGCTGGCGCGCAGCTCGGCCGGAGCCTGCAGGCCGTCGCCGACCTCGGCTTGGAACCAGGCGCGCAGTCGCTGTTCGAGTTCGCGTTCGGTCATCGGACCGTCTCCTTGGCGTCGGCTTCCTCAAGCGCCGCGCGAAGCCGCTTGAGCGCGTAGTGGAGTCGAGAGTTCACGGTGCCGGGACGAATGCCCAACTGCCTGGCGATCTCGTTGATGGTCAGGTCTCGGTAGTAGCGCAGTGTCACGACCAGGCGGTGATCCGCCGATAGGCCGGCTAAGGCGCCGGCCATTACATCCCGTTCGTTGGCCAGGTCGAATGCGTTCTCCTGCTCGAGGGAGAGCTGCCCGGAGAGGTCCTGCATCCGCCATCTCGTCGTCCGCTTGAGGCGGTTCCGGCACGTGTTGACCAGGATCCGGGAGAACCATTGCTCGAATCTGGCTGGATCACGCAGCGTCGACCACCGTCGCCAGGCCTGGACGAATGCATCGTGGGTGGCGTCCTGTGCTTCGGCCGCGTTCCCCAGGATCGCGTAGGCCACGCGGTAGCTGGCGTTCAGGTGCCGGTCGGCCAATTCCCGGAAGGCGGCCGCGCGAGTCCCGACCTCGCGTGCCTCCGTGAGCGAGTCGCCGACCATCGTGTCTATCTCCGGCCCATGCCTCACGATGACATGACAATCGGGCGGGGGAAACCCTTCATCTGTCGCTCGATCGATGGCTGGTGGGAATCAACGGCCGCCGATTAGTCTCGCCTAGACCGATACCTCCGCAGGGGTACCAGCCTCACCCTCGGGTGCCTGCCCATCGACCTTCTCGAAGACCAGCGAGCCATCCCGGACGTCGACCCGGACCGTGTCGCCGCGGGTGAACTCTCCGGAGAGGACGGCCTTGGCCAGCGGGTTCTCGATGGCGCGCTGGATGGCGCGCCG containing:
- a CDS encoding adenylate/guanylate cyclase domain-containing protein — translated: MATVIFADLVGSTELGGSQDPERTRAMLDRFYDAMAAEIDTAGGTVEKFAGDAVMAVFGAPASLEDHAERALHAALAMQRRLRELFGEELALRIGVNTGEVVVGKAREGSSFVTGDAVNVAARLEQAAEPGDVLVGERTVATVRGAFEFAEPQTIQAKGKSEGVECRRLVRALSLMRPRGVGGLRRAFVGRDDEMKQLEGTYQEVEDQRKPRLVTILGDAGVGKTRIVREFWERLGGRSPEPLRRTGRCLSYGQGITYWPLAEVLKEHLGILESDPPSLVLERLGSREILGLTLGLDVARGLHPLAARDRFQDAWVEFLDEIVADRPTVMLIEDVHWGEEQLLDLLERLVHDTQGPLLLVATARPELLEQRPGWGARLHGATVELEALSAEEAVRMLDELLGGTLPAGLRDVVVQRAEGNPFFVEELVGTLIDRQLLERQNGSWRLADLPPDFAVPDTVQAVVAARVDLLEPDEKQALQAASVIGRIFWAGPVYELVGEAQPDLRILEERDFIRRRPGSSIAGDREYAIKHALTREVAYASLPKAKRARLHAGFAQWLERTGDGRDEYAPLLAHHYAEAVRPDDMDLAWAGAADEVEDLRARALTWLRRAAELAIGRFEIDEGLALLHRALQLEPDVAAQVALWREVGRANVFKFDGEAFWTAMQNSLEGSDQAIAADTYSLLAFHTATRAAMWKRRPDRGLIEGWIERALELSEPDAPARARALIAHTYFDPETFGQAAQEASELADRLDDIELRSWAWAARSQAAWARGDYDEAYAWVRRRFAIVPELTDPDHIALIYLNGLYHLLAIGRFEEARRVAAAHDEVTRSLTPHHRLHAVEMLISVDFAAGRWEAVRDLTPRAEAAVAANMATPCVMNAWSLLASALANVQLENDQEARRLERSAADLGMEGYGDWLDPLHIEIAIARGELAEVERKLSEWNPGGLGDIDGLVTRLNALVALERRVEIENEAPAFLKPKSYLEPFALRALGFARKDDGLIAQAIQRFEAMGLDWHAAETKKLLSPV
- a CDS encoding type II toxin-antitoxin system VapC family toxin; this encodes MGRLTVAKLCELHRKVGLDSNVLIYIIEQVAPWNERADELVDAIETGAAVASLSSLALAEILSGPSRAGDLAQMERYEAEIRDIPGLAVESIGSDVAGDAAVIHGVRGMSLADAIHLASARAAGATVFVTNDRRIRGSAKLEVVYLDDLVPPAE
- a CDS encoding AbrB/MazE/SpoVT family DNA-binding domain-containing protein — its product is MLSVKVSTKHQISVPSAARRALGIKAGDRLTVVIRDDEIALRPRPPRAVERLRGLGGGYYGDDPVAYIRALRDEWED
- a CDS encoding sigma-70 family RNA polymerase sigma factor, whose amino-acid sequence is MVGDSLTEAREVGTRAAAFRELADRHLNASYRVAYAILGNAAEAQDATHDAFVQAWRRWSTLRDPARFEQWFSRILVNTCRNRLKRTTRWRMQDLSGQLSLEQENAFDLANERDVMAGALAGLSADHRLVVTLRYYRDLTINEIARQLGIRPGTVNSRLHYALKRLRAALEEADAKETVR